In Trifolium pratense cultivar HEN17-A07 linkage group LG7, ARS_RC_1.1, whole genome shotgun sequence, a genomic segment contains:
- the LOC123897977 gene encoding uncharacterized protein LOC123897977: MANTNTSISSSSFPSLPPSPFQRTSLPHQLSLSQGLFVNQITGSQLRIYTKVSWLDKSHQFKFINGRPQLKGRFQKQQNALFVVSEDRSQNNELEIATSVPENNNNIAQDISPASNPSFYLSGNDGKPGFISFYNRPYRRDSEILLSNPERSQNSILWFVGPAFLVASFIFPSLYLRKLLSIIFEDSLLTDFLILFFTEAIFYGGVAVFLSLLDHLRRPIQLDTATKNTETLPPQLGQRISSVATLVLSLVIPMVTMGLVWPWTGPAASATLAPYLVGIIVQFAFEQYARYRKSPSWSAIPLIFQIYRLHQLNRAAQLVTALSFTVRGAELTPHNMAIHSSLGTLLNALQFLGVICIWSLSSFLVRFIPSASTSMQ, encoded by the exons atggcaAATACGAATACTAGTATTAGTAGTTCCTCATTTCCCTCTTTACCTCCTTCTCCTTTTCAACGCACTTCTTTACCCCACCAG TTGAGCTTATCACAAGGGTTGTTTGTCAACCAGATAACTGGTTCTCAGCTGCGGATATACACTAAAG TGTCATGGTTAGACAAATCACACCAGTTTAAGTTTATAAACGGAAGGCCACAGTTAAAAGGAAGGTTTCAGAAACAACAAAATGCTCTTTTTGTTGTCTCTGAAGATCGGTCACAAAACAATGAGCTTGAAATAGCTACTTCAGTGCCAGAAAACAACAATAATATTGCTCAAGACATCTCTCCTGCTAGCAACCCTTCTTTTTATTTATCAGGGAATGATGGAAAACCAGGATTTATATCATTTTATAACCGCCCATACAGAAGAGATAGTGAGATTCTTTTGTCGAATCCAGAGAGGAGTCAAAACAGCATATTGTGGTTTGTGGGCCCTGCATTTCTTGTGGCTTCTTTCATTTTTCCTTCACTCTATTTGCGTAAATTGCTTTCCATCATTTTTGAGGATTCTTTGTTAACAG ATTTCCTCATATTATTCTTCACAGAAGCAATTTTCTATGGTGGTGTTGCCGTATTTCTTTCTCTATTGGACCATTTACGGAGACCCATACAATTGGATACTGCAACAAAAAATACTGAAACTCTGCCACCTCAACTGGGACAAAGAATCTCTTCTGTTGCTACCTTGGTACTTAGTCTTGTAATTCCCATGGTCACTATGGGTTTGGTCTGGCCATGGACTGGCCCTGCAGCCTCCGCAACTCTTGCTCCCTACTTGGTTGGAATAATTGTCCAATTTGCATTTGAGCAGTACGCGAGATATCGGAAGTCACCTTCATGGTCTGCAATTCCATTAATCTTTCAA ATATACAGGCTGCACCAACTAAATAGAGCAGCACAATTGGTTACAGCTTTATCATTTACAGTTAGAGGAGCTGAATTGACCCCACACAACATGGCTATACACAGCTCTTTGGGTACTCTTCTAAATGCCCTACAATTCCTTGGTGTGATTTGCATTTGGTCCCTGTCAAGCTTCCTCGTGAGATTTATACCTTCTGCTTCCACATCGATGCAGTGA